In the Besnoitia besnoiti strain Bb-Ger1 chromosome IX, whole genome shotgun sequence genome, AGAGGGGGACTGAGATATAGGAGGTCGCCCTTCGCACTCGCATCTGGCTCTGTGCGTAGGCGTCGCGCTTCCGTTCTGGAAAGGAGAGTTCATCAATACTCACGCCGGTGTGCCTCGTCCAGACCTTGCGGAACAATTGCCGAGttctcagcagcagcacccCTAAGGTGCCTCAACACACATGCCGCAGCGGCCCCTGTGATGAGATACGTCACACAAGAAACCCTCGAGGCACCTCCGGTTGGTGCCAGAGTGCGCGCCGTCGAGTGCCTTGTCGACGCAGCCCCTCGCACTTACTGGGGCCGCCAGAAGAATCCAGTTGAAGATTTGGACTGCCTGGTGCATGAACTGCAAAACCTCCGCTGCAGAACGTGCTCCTGCTCCGCCTTGTCTTCcactgtctctctcggctcCGGCGTCTTCCGTGGGCAAGGCAGTTTCTCGGGTGCCTTTCgcatcgcctctcgcgctttgcccttctgtctcctctgcgcccgtCGTCTCCCTGTTCGTCGTGgagcctcctctccgccttccctcACCGCTTTCGCCGCCTTCACTCACCGCCTTCCAGCGCGTGTGTCCTGTCAGCTGCTCGCCCCCCCAGACGCGCTCTGgactcgctgtctccgtcgccgagTCCTCTGAGGGCGCGGTCGAATCTCCGCACCCGTGGCCAAACGTGGCAGCCTCCAGGCGACTCGCGCGGTgtgcgagagacgcggcgacgacctCGTACAGCTTCTGCGGGTCTAAGAAATCGCAGAAATGGCGAAGCATCAGGCGGCCCCTTGTATCCTGTGCACAAAGCAAGGGCGAAAAGTCTCACAAACTGTCGGCGACAcacagcgacgcgcgggcgagcgccgcgagaacACGCTTTGAATTGACTCTCAGCTAAGACACGGCGGACTGGGTTGCTGACGGCTACGGCGAAAATACTGGCGGAGGCAACCGCCACACAGCGAGGAAAGGTCGTTCCGAAAGGCAGTCATTTTTTGTTATATTTTTTATACGAAGTTCGGAAAAaggcccccgccgcgtccttTCAATTCTCACCATAACGCGTCGGTCAACCTCGAAGCtttgcagcagcagctcaaCGAATTTATCAAAGACGTGCTGGCCTTCGTCCGTCAGGCTCGCGAGGATCCGCAGCGCCATCTCAGTCATGTGctcgtcttcgttctccgattttcttcgcctccgccgactTTGCTGGTGTCTGTTTCGGCCGCTGACGACCTCGTGAAAGGCGGACTCGAGAGAAGCGCTGGGAGAGATGCTGCTGTGGACTCCCGCGTTTCCCGAGAGCTTTCTATCCGCTTCATGCACCGAACTCTCCTCGATTCCGCTTGTGTCTCGGTCTTTTGCGGATTCGGAAAGAGGGGTGCggtgggcggcggcaggcgtgtGGTACCGCTTCGCTCCGTAGGCGACAGAAGATGCGACGtagagagaggaggacccGAAGGCAGACGAACAGGCGCCACGCGTCGACGCCGTGTgtctctcgtcgtcgccttctccctccccctcgcACCCCTGCTCGCGTTCGGCAAACCTCACGGCGGTGAGACAGGCTTGGATCAAGAGAGTGTCGAGGCCCGCACGGAAAATTGCCTGGCGCTTCTGCAGTAGAACAAGACAGAGCCACTGGAGGCAGAGCCGACACACCACCCTGCTCGCCTCGGACGAGGGTGCGACGGGCACGCcagccgacggcgcgagagcgagcggcaGGGAGAACGGAGAGACCGACGTCGTgggacgcgaagaaggagcaTGCAGGTGGAGGTAGAACACCAACACGTCGATCGCCTGCCTCACGTCAAACACGAGGCCGCTCCCCATCATCTGTTGTGCGCAGGGTAACAGTATAAATGCAAAACGCGAACCCCGATCCACGGCGAATACAAAAACGATGAAGCCGCGACTAGGGAGCTGTCTGCACGCGCCGAACGCCCTATTGTCCAGGCGAAAGGAGGGGCCTCGAGGGAGGGGAGACCGCCACCCATCAGAGACACAAAAGAGAGGCCGGATCCGGCTTGAGCTCCCCCGTTTCTGGTAGCACGGGATGGCACACGCAAGAGTAGTGCGGACCGACCAACGCGACAAGAAGAAGAATACGGAGAGCCAAGGGTagcctcgcgcggagacaccccTCCAAAGACGCCGGCAGAAGAACATTACGTTGCTGTGTGTCTACGGGACGAGAGTCACGACAAAGCGTCCGCTAGCTCGTGAGTTCCAAGACCGTATGCCAACCCTAGCGTAAAACTCGGCGAGCCCACGCTTACGCCTACTCATACATACccaaatacatacataaatacaAACATaaatacgtacatacatacatagattCATTTTAGCTCGGTGCTGTCCTCTGTGCATACGCATGTGAAGAGGGAAGTCGCGACCGAAGGAGactgcacatgcatgcatgaagATAGCCACATGTGGCGCCTGAGAGTTCCGAGATCCTTGCTGCAGCAAAGCGTGTACTAGCGTTCATTCTAGGTCGAGACGTCGCATCAGGATATGACGTTACGAGGTGCCCCCAGCTGCCGAGGGAGCTCACCTTGAAGAGGAGATGCAGGTGGTTTTGCAGAGCAATTCGGCGTATCTCTGGAGGAGCCGGACCAGGTAGGACACGCAAGAAGAGTCAGGATACTGTTCAGATCTAGGAGGCTTGATGTTTCAAAAACAACAAACCTTTGACAGCTTGCCACTTTCACGTGCCCATGTACCGGTTTGCCTTGCGCAACTACCACCTGGGCTTCTTCCCATGGATCTGCCTGCTGGCTAAGGTCGTCTTGAAGCTCTTCGGCACTTCTGCCcagccttcgtcttcttttcgTTATGTCTTCCCACGCATGCCCGCGGAAAAGAACGAATATTTCTGCGCGCCTATCTGGCGATTTGAAATACTGGCTTGGCTACTGCCGTCGATTCCTTCACCGATGCGTGAACTCAGACCGCGCCGGGCGATCTGCGAGACGATCAGATTCTCTTCCAAGCTGTCACCAGCTCTCTCAGGCGACTCGTCGTCAGTTGGCTTGGCGTTTCCTCcttgcgcatgcggcgaggcgtcCATGCGGGAAACACGGGACCTCAGTTGAGCTCGGCAAGAGGAGACACCCGAGCGAAAGATGCAGAGAGCTTTCTCAGACTCTCTCGTTGCTAAGACTCTCTTGGCCTTGGATCACGCAGACTAGCTTCGATAGCGTTTCTCTGCGTAGAGGGATGCTGCGCCACACTTACCTTCTTCCCTGTCCGCAGCGCACTGTAGCAGGGCATCCAAGATCTCGGGAAAAAGCGGCTGGGCACACAGACGAAGCACCACACACAAAGAAGAGTCGCGACTCAGCAACAGAGGCAGTTTGTTGCTCCCTCTCTGTATTGCAACGCTCAGGCCCCCTCAACGACACGATGCGGCCGTCTGTCCGCATGCCTGTTTCGTCAGAGGGCGACCGCCTACCTCGGGGCCTCTCCGGCCGCATGGGTACATACGCGTCTACATTTGAAACTCTCGATCTCTCACTTGCGCGACTGGAGATGGCTATTTGTAGCTGGAGGAAATGCCATTCCAAAAGATATGTGCATTGCAAACACATCCAATGAAAATAATAGCTGCCTTTCCACAAAGTTGGAGCAAGCTGTGCTGTGGGTATAAACATGCATGTAGAGTCTTGCTCTTCGTGAACCACTAGCACGTGGAAACCCCCACAATCACCCCTGCGAGGCTGGTTGGCGCCTCCGAACCTCGAGTTCCCTTTGTAGCGCGGCCTGCCAGATCTGCCGCTGGCGgacttccgcgtcttcgctctctcctcgctccccTGCGACAGCGTCTCTGttgtcgtctctctcttcgcctcgtctgtctcgttcctcctccttcgAACTCTGACTGGCGTctggcgcctctccctcgcggctgTAGGCGATCTCCATGCAGCTAGGCGACTCGGTTccctgcctgcgctgccggtCTTCCGCTCCCTGCCCTCccttcgtctcttctgcctcgtcgtgCTTCTCGCGGGTGCGCGCCGTAGCAGCCGGGTTAcgctgcgcagacgacgcgtgaagcgccagcgagagaagTGCATGTAGCCACACAAGAGCCGTCAGACGCGAGAAGGAATCCCGACTGCGCAGACACCGCAGGACGACTCGCGCTACTGCGGCCAGGACTGTGACGTCggctgaggaagaagcacAGAAACACGAGGCAGATCTTTGTTCCGGTGGCAGAGAAAGCACCGACAAGAAACACTGCGGAGACCCAGAGACACGAGCCATTCCGACAGACGAGAGCCAAATCCGAGGCCGACCGCTTGAGTCTGCAAGGCAGAGATATCAACGAGCTCGACTCACTTTTTGGCCCGTTGGCTTTGAGGTCTTCCAGAAGACTAGCGATGCAAGCGTCCGCTGCATGGCGAATGTCTCTATGAAcaacagagaggaagagcgggTCGTGCGGATGGGTGCATTGAGCACGAACGTCGGCGCCTGAATATGCCTATCGCACATAGAGCTATGCGCCTGCATGGGGGgtggggggtgggggggaagggggggaagCGAGTGCCGGACGCTCCCCTCATCGATCTCGAGGCCGATCTACAGTAACCGGCCTATGAGATCatcgtctcttctcgctgtgtctctctccgcgaggGTGTTTTCAAAAGGGGCCTCCGTCGAGCCGTGCGAGAACCTGGGGCGGTGGAGCGTTGCGACCGCCGCAACAacgagacgcgagcggcggaaaTTTTCTTGTCATGTGCAGAGACTCCAGGCAGAGGACATGCGCGGGCCCCACGCACGTGAGCCACCACAACGCcaacgcacacgcagcccGCGTCCACGTCGGACTGTTCCTCTGTGCGCATTCCCCGTTTACCTGGTAGGTCTCCATCCGCCATTCACACAGTCTCCTTCCCTGTCACACACGAGAATTGCTACCTCCTGCAAGCGACTCTGATCTCGTTTCGTCTACGCTCGCCGCGTGCATAAGGAAGCTCAGAAaaaagcgacgcagaaacgGCCGGACGCTGTGGAAGCACgtgcggagagaagcggcagcgcgcggtaCCTGTGGCTGTCGCCCAGCATGGCGAAGAGGCTCTCGAGAAACAGCTGGAGATGCTGAAGCAAGTCCGTGTCTGCACGACAAAGAAGATCCTCAGAACCGGACACTGAACAGACTCCAGGGAGCAGCGTGCCGCAAGCTCCACGCAGCCGCACAGTCTGAGAGCGACAGACTACCATATACGACTTGCAAAAAAGATGCGCGCGAGACAACTTTGACGCAGACCTCTGCACGCCCACGTTCAGACACCCCCGCTCCTGCGCGATCTACATTTGTTTCCcagaccctaaaccctaaactggTTTGTGTTTGAGTGCCTGCGGGCTGAGGCCCCTCAACACGCAAGCGCGTCCAGGCGAGAGGGCCACCGAGAGCAAAAAGAAGCAAGTGATGGAGGATGCGGCGGCAAccgagcgagcgagagagagggggacTGACTTGGGGAGGAGTCGAGAAGCGAGATCCAagagagctgcagaggaaagagATAAATGCCTGCGACGCTGCCTTCATGCACCTCCGACCATGTCAAAAGCTGCCGTTGCCACTGCCTGTCGGCTCCCAGCAGGCTGCAAATCGAGGGCGGGAAGATGCACGCCTCTAGATCACCCCATCACCCCACAGACTCGGCGCACGCCTCGGCGGACTGGCGCGTGATTCTGCACATACGGCGGCTTCACATACGCGGAAAGTGTATCGACTGCCGTTTGCGCAGCGGACGAGCGGTGAAACATGACTGCCGTGATGCCAACGCCAACGCGTTCTCCTCTCGATGGAGCGGTCCAGCGGCGTGGCGGCATCTGCGCGGCACCGTCATGCAGGCTGCTGTCATGCACTTACAACAAGCATCTTGATGAAGGGGCTCTTGACCCGACATCGCTTCACGAGGAGCAGGAGGAAGTCTTCCTTCCCAGGCCAATTCACTGCCGAGACGAAAATTTCCTTCAAAAGACGATCCACAAAGAGTATGCCTCCGCGCACGTCCAGGTCGACGTCCCCGTACAGCTGCTCACAACGCGAGGCACCACAGCCAGCAGAGTGTGCACACAAAGGAAGGAGCTCGAGTTCAGGCGTCAAAGTCCACCTGGCGGTCGAGCCGCCAGCTTAAAGCCTAAACCCCCCTGAACACTTGAGGGTTTACAGTTCAGGGTCCACATGCCTGCCTACGGTTGGAGAACTCCGGATGGGACAGGTGGAGGGACGCTGGAAAACACAAGGCCCCTCCCTAAGACAGGCGAGGCCCAATGCAGGGCCTGGAGCTCCAGCCGTCGGCACGCACCTTACAGACGCCGTCAAAGATATCGTTAAGGAAGGTGAGGGCAGACGTCTGGGCGACCTTGAGCACGTTGTAAAGGGCCTGTAGAGCGTAGGCAGGGATGAAGTTCCAGAGAAACCCCAGAACGAGTCGCGACGCCGAATATTGCACCGACAACAGACACAGGCTAAACAACCACGGTCTCTGTTCGCGCTGTGGAGTGTCCTTGCGTGAACGAGAAATGGCGGGCCGCGTGGCAAGACTGGCGTCTGACTTCGCACGTCCATGCATACCCCTGCGATCCTCCTTCCTGcgcttctctcctttcttGTGCGTGTCGCTccagcgcgtgcgcagcacgCCTCTGGCCTGAAACTCTTGCCTCGAATTGTTCCGCCTCGTGAAGTCCCTAAACAAATTTCGCGGGCGGCTCATTGCTCCCTTGTTTTTGAACAAGGTGCAGTTCACTAATagtactagaaaataggaaACCGCGTTAGTtcggttttggatgggattactttgAACACCgcagagaggtagcagcacGATAagaatttaggatgttgccCTGTGAGTTTTGCGTTTTCGCAAGCTGTAAGCGTGAAGCATTCGTGCCCTTCGATGAAGACCGCAGACGCCAACCTGGATCAGCAGATTCAGCTGCGCTGGACTGCTTAGAGTTTTTCTTCATGATCTCCCGCTGATGCTGACGCACCTCGCAAGCGTAGtagcgcacgcgcgcctcgggaTCCGAGAACGCGCGGAGCAGCGGCGGGAGCATCAGCGGCAGAAAGCGACCAACGTGGGTCTGCAGCCGAGAGAAAAGATGAAAAACAGGGACAGGGGAGAAAAGAAGATGGAGACACGAGGAAAAAACACGcgaagcgaagcggcgcagaagcacCAGGGAAAATGCTCCCATCTCCGGAGGGCTGGGACCAGCTCCATGGGACAGTGCGTTTCATCAGGATAAGGTCGCTCCTCTCCCTTGAGAGAGTGGCTTCGAGAGCGAACCGCGTCAAACACGTGGAAGCAGGATAGAAAGCGCTCGGCAGGCTGCTGTCTTCCGCGTGTAAGCCGCGATGGCGCCCAGTACGCCCCCGTTTCCCCTTGAGGCCCTTCTCGCCACTAGGCTCCAAGCCTCATCTGAGACCGAGTGGTGAGACGCATGCACGGAGTGTAGAGCAAGGCGCTCCTTTGTTGCCTCTTTGTTGCCTCTTTTCCTtgctgcgcagagagctgcgcTCACCTCGAGCGCAATGGCGACCGAGGCGATGGCGACGAGGCCTCCTTTGCGACTGTTGGGCGAGACGTGGAGCAAAAATTCACGGTTGAGGACAGAGATCATCTGAACGACCTTCATCTCTTCTGCGTCAATTTGTTTTCGCCAGAATGCCTCAGTTTCCCGCTCCTTCGCTTgccgctccctcgccgcctgtACGCCCTCGAAAGCCTCGAGCTGCTCGGGGCCTGTACCCGCCCCTGCCGAGTCTCTGCCGCTTCCTGGATCGCAGGGGGCGAGGTCCGGGAGAGGTGCCGCATTGCGCCGCAGTTCGCAAACCTGCGCGTGCAACTGCAACTCGAGCTCCGTtttgcgctgcagcgcggcgcgaacAAGCGCCTCAACTTCCTGAGACCCGGCCTTTCGCTTCTCGTAGTTCTTGTCGGCGAGGGAGCGAAGGACCTGAGGGGGGAATGCTTCAGAGGGCGGTTGCCtggtcgccggcgcagcgagcgcaggcAAGAAGCCTCCACCAGAGGAGCCAAACATTGCGCGCGCGATCGAAGGAAAAAGGAAACCCGGAGCGGACGAGGAGCCCGCCAGCACTCGCCTGGCTCTGTTTTTGTCGGCGATtacagcgagagagcgaaggcgagcagaAAGATAGTTAGGAGCGGAAGGCTGGggaaagagaggaaacgagGCGAAGGGGAGGGCGCCAGACACGCAAGAGAAAGAGCAGACGGAACGAACGGCGAACAAAagagaggcctgcgcgcgacggcaAAGCGCCGACAGAACGTAGAGATGacgggggacggggggggggcgggggaggacGAAAAACTGAAGAGCCAATGCGAAGAGGAAGCCATAGGCCGAGAGCAGACGTCGGGATACACGGGGAGAATACAGAGAGATACGCGCGACAAGAAGAAGTCGAAACCGCGAATCGAGCTCAGACGATTCCAGCaaacgcgccgcagacgcgaaggagaggaacaGAGACGATACGGGCTCCGAAAACACGAAGGAAGGTGCGGTCGCTTCGTGTCTCTCGGTTTTTCGGCGTTGAGAGGAAATATTTTGGCAAACCCGGAGGGGGACTTCTCCGCCTCAGGATCCAGCGGAGAGGACTTTACTAGTGACCTCGACCTCAGCTGCCTCTTGCCCAGGACCTGCTGAAAAAAAAGCCAAATACTAACGCTTCCATGCGCTTCGCATGACTGGGATCCGACACCCACAttctctcgctgccttccaTTCCCTCCGCTGCGGATCCGGCGTTGGTTTCTTCGCAGAGTTCATCAGGTCTCTTCCAAGGGCAGACAAaggacgacgcgggcggcacGTGGGCGAGGGCAAAGTGGCAGCTGGGCGAGGAAAATACGGAAAGCGAGGTGTGGAAATCCAAACACAgaacgagaaagagagggcgagaagaggaacgcagccctgcgcctccactgGATGTACGGAAAGGGTagcgagagacggcgaaagagccgcaggcgtccGCTGGCCTCCAGCGCTAACGACTAAAGAGCTGAAGTAGAAGATGAaagccgaggagacgcagtgGGTGGAGGAGGAGGTTTGGCTAGCGAATGGAGCTGTGCTGGAGGCGAAGTAGATGCAgtagaagagaagaaaaggaggccTGGGCTGCGTGTGCGACGGCTCCGGCAGCTGCcgttcgcgcgcgacggcctgcGGAGAACTTCACGCCCTCGCAGTCTTTTCGACCGAAACGACCTGCATCGttgcctcgcttcttcttg is a window encoding:
- a CDS encoding HEAT repeat-containing protein (encoded by transcript BESB_014660); protein product: MMGSGLVFDVRQAIDVLVFYLHLHAPSSRPTTSVSPFSLPLALAPSAGVPVAPSSEASRVVCRLCLQWLCLVLLQKRQAIFRAGLDTLLIQACLTAVRFAEREQGCEGEGEGDDERHTASTRGACSSAFGSSSLYVASSVAYGAKRYHTPAAAHRTPLSESAKDRDTSGIEESSVHEADRKLSGNAGVHSSISPSASLESAFHEVVSGRNRHQQSRRRRRKSENEDEHMTEMALRILASLTDEGQHVFDKFVELLLQSFEVDRRVMDTRGRLMLRHFCDFLDPQKLYEVVAASLAHRASRLEAATFGHGCGDSTAPSEDSATETASPERVWGGEQLTGHTRWKAVSEGGESGEGRRRGGSTTNRETTGAEETEGQSARGDAKGTRETALPTEDAGAERDSGRQGGAGARSAAEVLQFMHQAVQIFNWILLAAPETQALRESMLQDGEASLFRRLLPAWMHNPVATLALSLRLRQHRLAVALVQRLAALGSLPLQVYVQLDQLVLLFESPSFVSVRLLLLQPQDHPDLVQALVGLSLLLPQNGAYELLHRRLSLLSCSAASALSSPYSASSYVHPPKQISSSQDARGQLENDVAAMTLVEDACRWFDRLRLVHNAALSLEDTQEVLSAPSILEVCPMSSLEAQAFTSFQSLSDAGVTSHRRRDSRAPSGRDLASAGGGRHGSDTRSAVDEREERQVEGPTSEQHSNDRTAGGE
- a CDS encoding HEAT repeat-containing protein (encoded by transcript BESB_014670); amino-acid sequence: MFGSSGGGFLPALAAPATRQPPSEAFPPQVLRSLADKNYEKRKAGSQEVEALVRAALQRKTELELQLHAQVCELRRNAAPLPDLAPCDPGSGRDSAGAGTGPEQLEAFEGVQAARERQAKERETEAFWRKQIDAEEMKVVQMISVLNREFLLHVSPNSRKGGLVAIASVAIALETHVGRFLPLMLPPLLRAFSDPEARVRYYACEALYNVLKVAQTSALTFLNDIFDGVCKLYGDVDLDVRGGILFVDRLLKEIFVSAVNWPGKEDFLLLLVKRCRVKSPFIKMLVLSWISLLDSSPNTDLLQHLQLFLESLFAMLGDSHRDIRHAADACIASLLEDLKANGPKTDVTVLAAVARVVLRCLRSRDSFSRLTALVWLHALLSLALHASSAQRNPAATARTREKHDEAEETKGGQGAEDRQRRQGTESPSCMEIAYSREGEAPDASQSSKEEERDRRGEERDDNRDAVAGERGESEDAEVRQRQIWQAALQRELEVRRRQPASQG